In the Flavobacteriales bacterium genome, GATGAACGGTTACGGGTATTGGGTGGCGTCCGTTTCAACTTCAATATGGGCATACGGTTCACATGGAGTCCAAGAATCTCGTTTCACGGCATGGTTGGCGGGGAAGAAAAATACAGGCTCATCAACGGGTCAAAGGGGCTGATATTTCCCGTATTGTGGCCTGAACCCATGGGGTTGGCGGTCATCGAATCCATGTATTTTGGCTGCCCGGTTTTTGCTACTCCATATGGCTCGCTTCCTGAATTGGTCCCCTCTTTTGCAGGTACGCTGACGAATGACTCTGCAAGTATGGCAGGGGCCCTTTCCAAAGCTTCTGAATTCGATAGATCAGAGATCCACCAATACGCCAAAGAGAACTTCAACGCCCTTAAAATGACCGAAGGGTATCTTGAATTGTTCGACCATGTACTTTCGGGGAAAAGCGTTCACGAATCGCCATTGAAAGTGAGAAAAACCCTGCCGAACAAGGCCTTAGGGTGGTTTTAGGTGTATTGTGGCACAATAGTATACTTTTCTGGAACAATTTTGAACTTCGATTAGGTTGATTCTCTGGACATTAGCATCAAACCTAATTGTCATGAAACCCTACCTCACCCTCAGTATCATTTTGATCTCGAGCGCACTTTTTGCGCAGTCGAGTGACATTCCAGAGTTCACTGTTTGTACAGACAGTCGACAAATTCATGTTCATGCAGAAGAAGCCACCGTTCAGTGGGTGAATTGCGATACTCGCGAAGAGATCCCCGGCGCCGATTCTGACAATTTCCTGCCTCTAAAGAATGGCTATTATTCAGCTATCGTAACTGTGGGAGATCGAGCGTATCAAACTTCGTGTATCGAAGTAAATGGATGGCCTGCTGAAATGACCAAAGGTGAGCCTGTGGAACTACACACACGAGTAGAGGCCGTAGAATGGATCATGAACCAATCGGACGATGAAGTTCACATTTTTAATGAAGATGGAGTTTGGATAGACACCTATTACAGCGGTTTCGCTACTGACTCTGAACTCTCCTCAGGAAGATATAAAGTAGCGATACATACCGTGACGGATCAATGGATGATCCGAGACCTAATCGTATCGTATGAAGATTAAAACATTTAGGTAATGGCTGACAACACACGTTAATGGTATACGAGTAGAATTCGTGTTGTCCTCCAAAAGAGTCCCGGCATTAAGTCCGGGATTTCTTTTTTTATGCCGAAACCGAAGATGGAGGCACTCCAAAATGCTCTGTAAAACAGCGGGTGAAATAATTGGCACTGCTGAAGCCCACAGCATACCCAACCTCCTTGACTGAATATGAACCGATCCTTAAGAGTGCCATGGCCTTTTTCATGCGGTAGGTCCGAATGAACTGGGTTGCCGACAGTCCGGACACAGCCTTTAACTTACGATGTAGACTAGAACGACTTACACCAAGCACTTCAAACATCATGGATACGTCAAAATCTTCCCGACTGAAGTTTTCGCTAAGTACCTCCTGAGCTTTGAGAATGAAGGGATCCTCCGTAGGCACTTCAGTATTATCCGACTCTTGATTCAAGTACTCATTCCTGAAAGAATCGCGCAAGGTCTCTTTTGGCTTGAGGAGATTCCCAATTCGAAGAACAAGCTCCTGTTTGCTAAAGGGTTTAACCACATAATCGTCTGCCCCTGTTCGCAATCCGGTCAACTTGGTCTCCAAGGCACTCAATGCGCTGAACAAAATTACCGGAATGTGACAAGTCTCATCTGTACCTTTCACCATCGAACAGAGCTCGATACCGTCTACTTCAGGCATCATGATGTCGGTCAAGACTACGTCCGGAATCAATTCCAAAGCCTTGGCAAATCCCTCCCGACCATTCTCTGCCTCTGCGATCCGGTATTCCGTCATGAGGGAGACCTTCAGGTAACTGCGGAGGTCGTCATTATCCTCCACGATCAAGATCAAAGGCTGATCTTCGTTTTCATGCTCTTCTACTCCGTTTTTACCCCATGACTCGATAGTGGGTATTTCTATTTCGAAATGCGATTCTTCTTCTTCTCGTTCCGATGATTCGTGGAAAGGTATGGTCAGAACGAAACTTGCACCGCCAAGTGAGGAGTGCTCTATCCAAAGATCTCCGCCCATTAGGTCGGCGTATTCCTTTGAAAGGGCCAGCCCACTTCCGGTTCCGCCGGCTCTGTAGGAATCGCGTTTTCCAACCTGATAAAAAGGCTTGAACACAGATTCGTGGTCCTCTGAATCTATACCTGGTCCATTATCCTCTACTTTTATTTCAAAAGAATTCTCGGAATAACCTAAGGTTACATTTACCTGCCCCTTTTCAGGTGCGTACTTTATTGCGTTCGACAGGAGATTCACCAGTATGCGTTCGACCTTTTGTCCATCATAGCCAACAGTTCTAGTCTCCGGCACCTCTACAGAAAGAGTGATCTCTTTCTCGCGAGCCAAGGTCTCCATACGCTCCGATACCCCATTCACGAATCCCGACAGCTCTCCAAGCATGAACTCGGGTTGAAGCATCCCCTCTTCGATCTTGTTTAAATCGAGCAGCTGACTCACGAGCTGAAGCAGGTCACGTCCATTGCGTTGTGCGATATTGAGCAAGTACCTTTCACGCTCATCCGTCGAATCCTTGGACAGATCATTTATAGGACCTAAGAGTAAGGTCAGGGGCGTTTTGAATTCATGAGAAATGTTCGAAAAGAATCGGATCTTTGCCGCTTCAAGTTCTTTGACCCTTTTGGCCTCGTTTCTTTAGAATTGCAACTAATTTCTCAGGGCAATTCTCCTGTTTCGGAACCGAATGAATCCGGCACCTGAAATGATCATGATCACGATATAAACCGCAAAGGCCATTGGGCTCCTGAACCATGGAGGCCTTACATGCACTGGAATACTCATTATGGAACCATTCTCGGTGCCCTTCCAGTCGATAGCTTTTATACGAAGCTCGTACTTCCCTTCGGGAGGCTCTAATAGGGAGACAACGTTGCTCGACCCCAAAGGAATCCAATCTTCTTTA is a window encoding:
- a CDS encoding response regulator, whose translation is MLNIAQRNGRDLLQLVSQLLDLNKIEEGMLQPEFMLGELSGFVNGVSERMETLAREKEITLSVEVPETRTVGYDGQKVERILVNLLSNAIKYAPEKGQVNVTLGYSENSFEIKVEDNGPGIDSEDHESVFKPFYQVGKRDSYRAGGTGSGLALSKEYADLMGGDLWIEHSSLGGASFVLTIPFHESSEREEEESHFEIEIPTIESWGKNGVEEHENEDQPLILIVEDNDDLRSYLKVSLMTEYRIAEAENGREGFAKALELIPDVVLTDIMMPEVDGIELCSMVKGTDETCHIPVILFSALSALETKLTGLRTGADDYVVKPFSKQELVLRIGNLLKPKETLRDSFRNEYLNQESDNTEVPTEDPFILKAQEVLSENFSREDFDVSMMFEVLGVSRSSLHRKLKAVSGLSATQFIRTYRMKKAMALLRIGSYSVKEVGYAVGFSSANYFTRCFTEHFGVPPSSVSA